TTTATTAATTAAAGTTTTCTATAAAAAATCTATAGTTAAATCAATTTTAGAATTTTTTATAGTATGTTTTATAAGTATGATACTTCAGTTAGCAATTATTTTTATAGGCAATTTAATTGGATTTAAGTATTCAAGTAAAACTAGTTATTTAATTAGTGCAATTTTAATTGAATATATTGTAGTTTTAATTGCATATTATTTAATTTATTTGAGAGGTAACTTTAAGCGTTTTGATTTAGATTCTAAGATATTATTTTATTTTTTAATAAATTTAGGTCTATACTTTACAGTATTTAAATTAATTTGGGAGAATGATAGAGAATTTATAGTTGATAATTTAATTTTATTTTTAATGACTATATTAATTATTTTAATAGTAAACTTATTTATATATAATTATATTGTTAAGATAACTGAAGCGAAGAAAACTCTAGAGGTTCAAAATAAATATACTCCTATACTTGAAGATATTATAGAAGAAACTAGAAGAAGGCAACATGATTTTAAAAACTATTTAAATACCATAAATGGAATAGTAGAAGTATGTACTGAAAGAGAACTAAAACTGGAACTTAAGAGATATATTAAATCTTTAGGAACTTTAAATAAAAGTATAGAAGACATAACATATATTGATAATGTTATAATAAAATCTTTAATATATAGTAAATTATGTGATGCAGAAAGAAATAACATAAAGTTTTCTTTTAATGTAGAAAACTCAGTAATAGAAGGATATTTAAATGATTGTGAGATATCTGATATACTAGGTAATCTTTTGAACAATGCCTTTGAAGCTACAAAGTGTAGAGCAGAAAAAGAAGTTATATTAAATATATTTATAGAAGATGAAAAACATATTATTGAAGTTATAAATAGTGGGAAAACTATAAAAACAGAAAATATAGTTAATATATTTAAAAAAGGTTTTTCTACAAAAGGAGAGAATAGGGGATATGGACTATACAATGTAAAAAGAATAATTGAACGAAACAATGGAAAGGTTCAATTATTCTTTGAAGAAGATTGTACAGTTTTTAGGATATTATTTGTCCAAAAGACATCTAGGGGGTTCAGGTTCACCAAAAAAAACAAAGCATGATTTACCATTTGAGGACATAGAAAAGAAAATTAGAAATGCTCCTAAAATATTTAATAATGAAGCTTGTTTATTTTTGATTTTTAATTTCATGTTTTACATCTCCTTAATGAAGAATATTTGGCATACTTGCATTGAAAGGTTTAGGAATCCACAATTCAAATAATTCTTATCTTTTATAGTTAATAAAATAATAATCCATAGTGTACTAAAGAAGATAGCTTTTTTCTTAAAAGTCTGTTTTCTTTTTTTATTTTTAATTGGTCTCACTCTATTTGGGAATGGTGATTTTAAAAAAACTATTAGAATAATAATTATACTTATTATGTAGTAAGCTAATATATTTAGTTTAGGAATTATAGGCCCTATAATACAAGTAATTAAAAAGAATATTATAGAACTTATAAGACAACCCATAACCGTTTTAAAGTGATATCCTCCAATGAGAGGCCTTGTTGTAAATAATATACCCATTGAAAATAATAGGTATTTTAAGTTTCCTATTATCAGGAATAGGATTAGTAATACGGTAAGTTTAAAAGATTCACCAAATATAATCTGAAGCGAATATTTCATTTTTGCAACATCGTCTTCTGATTTAAATTTTGTGTTATCTTTTATAAATAAACTTATTTTATCCGCTAGAATATCTATCACTTTACTCACCCTTACTATGATTTTATTAACATTATAATATATATTGTACATATATAGAATAGATAAGGAAGTAAAGGAAGGATAAAAGCATGAAAAGTAAAAAATGAAGCATGAAAGTAAATAAAAAAATAAATATTAATTTAATATTAAAAAAGTTCTTTTTATGTAAAAAATGTTGTTCCACTACAGTATGTAATGGAACAACATTAAAATAAAATCTTTATATCAAAAAGATTCCATTTAGAGGGGCATTGCTTACGACTCTAAATATAATTTACCAATATTGATGTTTAAAGTAAATGAAAATGTAATAAATGATACATAAATAGACATAATAAGAATATTTTATGTTGAATTATTGATTTATGTAGAATATTATGTCTTTGAGGTTCCTTGTATTGAATATTCAGACATTGTATATATAATAGAGTTAACAGATTAAAAAAGCAGAAAAAATTATATTAATTCAAGGATTATTTTAACGGAAATAAAATCCGAAGGAGGTAAGTAAATTTGAATTATTTAGAAGCACCATTTTTAGCTTTGGGTACTAAGGATGTTGTATATATTCAAATAAAGGATGTAAAAACCCGGGATTAAAACTCTCGAAAAGAAGCAGTTAAATATAAGGGTAATGACTATTTTCTCTAGATAGAAGGGTGGAAAGCTCTATCTAGAGCTTTTTTTATTTTCTCATAAATTATTTTAAAGAATTAAGATAAGTTCAAGGTATTAGCTAATATAGTACTTATTTTATATACATATATATTTTTAATAATGTAATCTCCAATAGAGTAATTATATGTAATTAATGTAAAATTAGTATTATTATACGTTACTATGACATAAACGCTGTGAAATGGTATAATTGTTTATATAGTATATAGGGGTGATTTAATGGGGGAAGATAAAATTAATATGAAAGTTAATGTGAGCATTGAGGATAAGAATACGTATATGGAATATTTCTCGGAAAAATCTAAGATGTCAAGGGGATTAGACAAAAATATTATTTTAAGAGGGGTAAAAGTATCAGCTATAATTATATTATATTTAATTATTTTACCATTTGTTGTATATAAAGATTTATTATTTATAAATATGGTAGAACAAATAATAAAAATTATCATTCCTATAATTGCAACAATATACTTATTGTATTTTATAGGATTTAAAAATAAACAATATAATATTATATACTTATTAAAAGAAGGACAATTTAATATATATGGTATAGATATGGGACCATATGATATTAATAATAGTATTGATGAGTATAATATTGGTTTGGATTGTCAGGGGATAACAGTGGAGACTAAATTTTTTAAAGCAGAAGTTGACTGGGGAAGTCTTGATGAAATTGTTTTATTTAAAAATTATCTATACCTTTTTGAAACAAATAAAAGGATATTTTCTATAATACCCTTGAGTGAAGATAATAAGGAAGCTTTATTGGGTTTTATATCGAGATATTCAAATAAGAAGTTAAAGAAGGTGAAATGATGAATTTTAATTTTACAATTAGCAGGGAAGATTTAAATAATTATATAATTGATACAGTTGAAAGAACTAATGTATTGATGTATATAGGTGAGATTATAGAGGTTGGAATGCTTTGTGCTATTGCTGCGTTTTTGGGAAAAAGATATTTTCCTAACCAAGTTAAAGAGTATAGTATATATATGGTGTATATAGTGACTGTAAGTATGTTAATTATACCAATTGAATTTTTATTACGAAAAAGAAAGTATAAAGAGAATTTTAAAGAAGAAGTTAATAAAAATGGCTTGAATTATTTTGTAGATAATGAATTTACTGTAAGTATTGAAGAAGATGGCCTACATGTTAAAGATAATATAAAACAGATCACATATTATTGGGATATGATAGAAGGTTATCATGAATCAGGGAACTACATATATATAGTGGATAGGTTAGGAAATATTATTATTATTATTCCAGTGAATAAAATTAGTATTGAAAAATCAAAAGTAATAGATGAGTTAGAAAAGTATACACAAAAAAGTGGTAAGTTAAACAAAAAGTTTGGGATTTTAAAAAATGCCTTAAATTGAGTGGCGTAATCCACATAATTTAAGGCATTTATGTTACACATCATTTTATTCTTTTAATTTTTAGTTCTTTATTTGCAATAAAGATGTAGGTGTATTATTTTAATGTTCCTAAAACACTTTTAACTTCGGATTTCATTTTTCTAAAAGTTTTAAATTCAGGATGATCTGGTTGAAAGCCTACATCAGTTGAACCACCAACGAAATAAGTTTTTCCATTGCACTTAAGAGATTTATTTATACAATCATAAAAACTTTCATCGAATTTATCACTTTTTTCAGCTATAGTAAATAAAAGTCCAAAAGTGTTTTCAGATTTAAAATAAACTGATAATTCATCCTTCTCTTCTGTAATTTTATATTTGTTGTGCCAACTTGCTGGAAATGTAATAGAAAAGCCTAAGTTTTTACTTTTAAATGTATGGGGAGTAGGTGTTAGTTTTTTATTTTCAGTTTTTTTAGTTTTTTTCTGTTTATCCTTTGTATCAGTTTTATCATTTCCTAGGGAATCTTTATTTGTGTTAGGTTTATTATTAGTATTTTTATCTTTATTAATATTCTTTGAAGTAGTCGTTTTATTAATGTTTTCTTTTTTATTAGTGGGCAAGTTTTTTACTTTACTTTTAGGTTTTTCTTTAGTTTCATTAGAATTAGCCTTTATTGAAGTGTTAGAAACTTCCTTGTTTATATCTACCTTATTTTTTACAGCTTTAGAAGATTCAATTTGTTTATTATCTTTCCATGGTTTTGTAATTATAATTATTGTTCCTAATAAAATACAAAATGTAGCCCCAAAAAGTTTGCTATTTTTGTTATGAAAGATTTTTTTAAACATAGATTTAATTTTCATAGATTATTCCCCTTTTATGATATTATTCAACAAAATTATATTATATAAATATTATATCATTATTTGTATTGAATATAAAGAATAAGATGGTATATAAACCATAAATAACCTTAATGTAATATTTTAAAATATAGAATTTTTCAAGGGTTATAGATAAGAATTAAACTGCAATTTTCGAGGTATTTATAGGTAATATAAGGGATAATATTGACAAGATTTATTACGGAATTTAAGAAAAAGACCAAATTTGAATTAAACAACTCTCTGTTTATTTAACAGAGAGTTGTTTAAATTTTATTTGGTCAGGATAGTTGTACTTAGTACTTATACTTGTATTAGATTTAAATAGCTCAATAAATAAATTTAAACGTGACTTAGTTTTAATACATTCAGATGGTATAAAGATATCATATTCAACAGTGGTATTGAAATTGCATACAATATATATACTATAATGTATTATAGATTTAATGGTATGTATTATAAAAAAACCCATAATTTGTTGACACTGATAATCTTTATCATGTATAATTTAGTTATCAAAAATTAGGGGGGGAATGTATGAAAAAATTATATGTAATTATAGTTGGAGCAGTGTTTCTAGCTATAAATTTATTTTCGACAACTAATGTTTTTGCTACAGAAAGTTTAAATTCAAATAACTATAGTATGAGTTATTTGGAAGATGGTATAACGATTATCGATAATAGCTTATTAAATTCTTCATTTGATATATCTCAACTATCAATTAACGATATGCCGCTGAGGGCACCTAGATATAAAGTTCAGGATGTAAAAAATTTAGGTACATATGTTGACTATTCTCGTAGTTTTGGAACAGTATCGGGGAATAAAGGTGTCACAATAAATTTATCTAAATCGATATCAGTATCTTCTTCTATATCTTCTTCATTTGGTGCAAGTTATGGACAAGTTAGTAGTGCTGTAGGTTTTAATGTATCTAGTTCAAGTACCTTAACATATAGTGGCAGTTATAAAGTGCCATCTAATGTAAGTAGAGCTGAACTTACTGCATATCCTTTATATCAAAGATATCAATATTCAGTTTATTTGAAAGGGAAGTCTTGGATTAAGGATACTAAATTAGGAGTAGGATATGCGTATAAGCCTATAGGGATTCATTATAACAAAAAGATTATAAAATAGAAGAGGGGTAATTTATGAATTTTAAAAATAGCAAGTTAGCAGGATGTTTGGGTATATTTATTTTTTCACTAATAAACTTATTTTCATATAAGCTAGCTTTATTTATAAATGAATTGTCATTATTTAATTATGATGGACAAACTGTGTATCCAGAAGTTGGTGTACTATGTACGGTGATTTCAATAAATTTTATTTATTTAACTTTGTGTATAATTATATTCTATAAATATATAAGAGATAAGTAGTTTAAAAAGAGAGTAGCTTTCAAAAATAATTTTGGAAGCTACTCTCTTTTTTTATGAGCTAAAAATTTTAAATTTACAACACTACTTTTTATAGTTACAAAATAGAACAATATTATATATATTGTTATCAATACTATAATTTGGTATTATATAATTGGATGATAAGAAGGTTTATAGCTTATTAATAATAGTGTGTAAAAATATGTAGTAAGCTTAATAGAATAAAGAGGTGTGTTATGAATATTTTACATGTTAAAAATGTTAATAAATCATACAAACAGAAAGTATTAGATAATATTAGTTTTAGATGAACCTACTAATGGGTTAGATCCTGAAGGGGTTATGGAATTTAGGAAGCTATTATTAACTTTAGCAAAAGAAAAGCAGATAGGTATTCTTATATCATCACATATATTATCCGATTTAGATAAAATGTGCTCAAGAATGTTATTTCTTAAAAATGGAGAAATTATAGAATCTCAATTGAATAAAGATAGTCTAAACACTCAAAATATAGTATTAACTGTTAGTAATCCTAGTACTATAATTTTAAACATAAAAGAAATAAAGCTCATAGATGATGTTATTATTGTTGATGATGATAAAGTATCTATAACCTTAAATAAAAATAATACCTTTCAGTTTATAGAGGAAATGTCTAAGAAAAACATTCAATATAAAGGTATTGAAATTTCAAATGATAGTACAGAAAATCTATATAAAATGGTTTACGGGAGAAAATAAATGTTAACTTTAATATGTTTTGAGATGAAAAAATTTTTACATAAAAAAAGAACTTAATTATAATTGCATTATTTCTAGTAATATTAGTAGCTTTTGCAATATTAAATACTTCAGTCGAAAGAAATATGAAAAAGAGTGAAGCATTTAATATAGAAAGTGAAATTAAATCCTTAGAAAGTGCATTAATAAGAATAAATAACGAAATAAAAGAATCACCTAATAATAAAAAATTGGAGATTATTAAGACAAGCTATGATAAAAATCTCGAAATTTTAAAAAGTAT
The nucleotide sequence above comes from Hathewaya histolytica. Encoded proteins:
- a CDS encoding sensor histidine kinase — encoded protein: MFDLLEQFTILFMEITVYIFIWSKFLYKDHDTSIYKNFFIVLIGSIISAIDMTYFHNTYTMLFNYVLFVLLIKVFYKKSIVKSILEFFIVCFISMILQLAIIFIGNLIGFKYSSKTSYLISAILIEYIVVLIAYYLIYLRGNFKRFDLDSKILFYFLINLGLYFTVFKLIWENDREFIVDNLILFLMTILIILIVNLFIYNYIVKITEAKKTLEVQNKYTPILEDIIEETRRRQHDFKNYLNTINGIVEVCTERELKLELKRYIKSLGTLNKSIEDITYIDNVIIKSLIYSKLCDAERNNIKFSFNVENSVIEGYLNDCEISDILGNLLNNAFEATKCRAEKEVILNIFIEDEKHIIEVINSGKTIKTENIVNIFKKGFSTKGENRGYGLYNVKRIIERNNGKVQLFFEEDCTVFRILFVQKTSRGFRFTKKNKA
- a CDS encoding AgrD family cyclic lactone autoinducer peptide, yielding MKLKIKNKQASLLNILGAFLIFFSMSSNGKSCFVFFGEPEPPRCLLDK
- a CDS encoding accessory gene regulator B family protein; the protein is MIDILADKISLFIKDNTKFKSEDDVAKMKYSLQIIFGESFKLTVLLILFLIIGNLKYLLFSMGILFTTRPLIGGYHFKTVMGCLISSIIFFLITCIIGPIIPKLNILAYYIISIIIILIVFLKSPFPNRVRPIKNKKRKQTFKKKAIFFSTLWIIILLTIKDKNYLNCGFLNLSMQVCQIFFIKEM
- a CDS encoding YcxB family protein; its protein translation is MGEDKINMKVNVSIEDKNTYMEYFSEKSKMSRGLDKNIILRGVKVSAIIILYLIILPFVVYKDLLFINMVEQIIKIIIPIIATIYLLYFIGFKNKQYNIIYLLKEGQFNIYGIDMGPYDINNSIDEYNIGLDCQGITVETKFFKAEVDWGSLDEIVLFKNYLYLFETNKRIFSIIPLSEDNKEALLGFISRYSNKKLKKVK
- a CDS encoding YcxB family protein, with the protein product MNFNFTISREDLNNYIIDTVERTNVLMYIGEIIEVGMLCAIAAFLGKRYFPNQVKEYSIYMVYIVTVSMLIIPIEFLLRKRKYKENFKEEVNKNGLNYFVDNEFTVSIEEDGLHVKDNIKQITYYWDMIEGYHESGNYIYIVDRLGNIIIIIPVNKISIEKSKVIDELEKYTQKSGKLNKKFGILKNALN